From the Toxoplasma gondii ME49 chromosome VIIa, whole genome shotgun sequence genome, one window contains:
- a CDS encoding RNB family domain-containing protein (encoded by transcript TGME49_202720), translated as MKTLMSKLPSGCGRSSPTHSHSALWIRASSPHLRRPSNSGPGRLPLSSTSPLSVAAPAISAASLEPQAPCSRRFFCGFASAENSPFSAAAHVLHRLSQPQTRRLSAPPGRGKDLCGSPDLFFFTRRVYSSARRAASPQAPSRLPRRRASESPSLAATSRRHEKPPKGRLANAPLSLSPSRHAPKVSSAGASSTKRQPVSTVVPVSAVSSPQPGWPQTPQPGWPQTPQPGWPQTPQPGWPQTPQPGWRPCTRLSPSGSEAPQGHAGFVRRPSPPLRPTGSAGRPPWADSPQRPAHRSRVSFQFPSFSPSSPPSPFPPATPSPRPVPSFALSAPPRVFPPAFPPFPPPPSALSAGPPCFAHPSASSPPPSPPHSPPASLSPVSPPSQPFAPRGFRPLPAPPGDLWQASRESLAARFGPAPGVCTPQSFAASEGRSCLPLPPLHRGSPESRVGRGATPTRPGPVHAPPLGSPTGGARAEGSSARAETGRRQASKREEKGREEETKTEAVVFEQHWSEEAANEGLRRGLVVRGLLQVPAFQTDRSVVLVQPASCPPDILASVPHKRVRSTAAAAVLSASSSPSFSSPSFSSSSMSSSLSSPAAASVSGSEDWLLQFDLGGFVARNRALHGDVVAVTFLPRFYTERALRKRKMLFPSEPHSPSSLPCHVSLSPENASSAPSLVSASSSSSSASSDSGSVPASAPSSTSSCSSVVRAASPSTLPEGASLETAKRNAFCKARLSASPGEATVDSKEILQSDSEGQRGSATQASLDREDACGPCGGRARNREADSPLASTAKWLPAGRVVRILEVGEATKEVVCVLAPQQAKVDAFLRRIREKGQVEVHAPQETAPSTRKAAQNEDESLGREGRLENEGMRIDAGTQERTEWNAKQEKTERAETEERREEVPEEQPETSRREAEKTTGEVRGACPTNEGSERRGDRETEESPQGNEEADGVRGNGEKKKVERSLERHHGEKDDTGLKKARTTESFKVTQTEEDTFLKAQPRDSRLPPFLVPIALLFDPPPSPYSDQVTSQRSSPSSSPSPLRAACSAPRYSSLPESSSSSVSTAAQEGDAAAQAAGRPVQLGDEGDSASGCLSLRPTPLLRAIQSVWAQQAISTDSSASSSALVVLRRGPWVASRSSPFAHVDPTVSSSLSSSSSSSSSSSSSSSSLSCVQTLGAASRCLGAKGSGDILAEALATLHMEGLPHAWGFPSAVEEQLRADLSRVCAETGKPLWLLSAERDPLRIDCRPSRDDADACSRQSNFSDLRGSLGVPSLQASCREGQGASSVETPETARDSRAPCVSAVSCAPHIVFPAASRTSVHAETAEGASMAYRTRELRTVTIDPPTAKDLDDAISLVCQEDRTVGGERVEKARLSRAAAGASARSQRCSAAPVRPGQSATEGRGGDETSRVQEGMKRGPGSEEKEDDSCAREEEPLFELGVHVADVSHFVREGSLLDAEAAVRATSVYLDAKVFPMLPAALSEDVCSLHSGVDRLAFSVFMTVNERGELLASTTRLPLLAKTIIRTASRLDYAQVDSFLLAVPDSLGGFLSSSPFSPSSLPSPSARGALLWDLLVRMQPRMQPRKRVVDEDSEDAFWLGGSLDFSGGANVSSLQAFPKEQVTQVAGRALRPEETRLWRESKEAVKDLVGEVGAKFGIPAPVAVDLLITYFLALRRQRMRQREGAIHLSSGGRLSLYFGSEKATLRPVSLVVREEQPLAHLLVEECMVLANHCVAEEILSAQRETVHARVPGRNPEGEVSRQRDARTAHTREAAADSEARKEREATEKEEGQERTDGGEDGRLRSSEAETKGGDGGARRHSRQRSSDDTDASHKNDSEADAAAVLNGAQRKTFERKVNPFIQEEGAEAGDEEGNAEARSVDGESEKEETEADAKSVAFGGLLRAHGGSNDEAVKFLRDTLDRDIWMAFKTHLQAQSAVGQANTSGSLGAEAEERAGDQDDVSGIKLSHLLQFCKSRLSAPVYNALCFSVLQEFFLQAQYVAPAAAASKQAGLRSESASPTETERQVMPPKTAESHTKRSRALQSGSGQPHDLGHWALCLSSYMHFTSPIRRYADLHVHRLLSKRLRGEDLTVPVEVLEAACRQCNENSRKADSAQVAFRSWYFNAFLRAFHPTGLLYSAASILKIVLPSSSASDSTNLPSDGAERKTGDAESRDTDLGDRAASEARGGGLRAGKEAAGEERIADNGEPEELGSCLRQREAPATVGGRCTQETASSTLSGCLSRRSDGEETGRKRGESEKEIRAALVIYIPLLQATRSLSLATLGLEPVLPASGKEELEERRKRKRGDNTENVTSLLVRRVHIGSAGRGEEGETSRLSPGSCSPAASSTSNSASHACSSTTESPDRSAKSAAASCSLPEESARLLGGTAPVESWEGEKLLRILSPLQVKLVPGETQWSVRLPFWVPEAASTKP; from the exons ATGAAAACTCTTATGTCCAAACTTCCATCGGGGTGCGGGAGGAGTTCACCGACTCACAGCCACTCGGCCCTCTGGAttcgcgcttcctctcctcatCTTCGCCGCCCCTCCAACAGTGGCCCaggtcgccttcctctttcttcaacttctcctctctctgttgccgCACCTGCTatctctgctgcttccctcGAGCCTCAAGCTCCATGCAGTCGTCGATTTTTCTGCGGTTTCGCTTCGGCCGAGAATTCACCTTTCTCAGCAGCGGCTCATGTGCTCCACCGGCTCTCTCAGCCCCAGACGCGCCGACTCAGCGCGCCCCCAGGGAGAGGCAAAGACCTCTGTGGCTCTCCagatctctttttcttcacaaGACGCGTCTACAGCAGTGCGCGCCGAGCCGCTTCCCCACAGGCTccgtctcgcctccctcGTCGCAGAGCCTCagagtctccttcgctcgcAGCGACGTcaaggagacacgagaagcCGCCCAAGGGAAGGCTCGCAAATgcgcctttgtctctctctccatcccGTCATGCACCCAAAGTCTCAAGTGCCGGCGCTTCCTCTACAAAGAGACAACCTGTCTCTACGGTcgtccctgtctctgctgtctccagtCCCCAGCCTGGGTGGCCTCAGACCCCACAGCCTGGGTGGCCTCAGACCCCACAGCCTGGGTGGCCTCAGACCCCACAGCCTGGGTGGCCTCAGACCCCACAGCCTGGGTGGCGTCCCTGCACCCGgttgtctccttcggggTCAGAAGCCCCCCAGGGGCATGCGGGGTTCGTGCGCCGGCCCTCACCGCCTCTTAGGCCCACTGGAAGCGCAGGCCGTCCACCGTGGGCAGATTCCCCACAGCGGCCTGCTCACCGGTCTCGGGTGTCCTTtcagtttccttccttctctccgagttctcctccttctcccttccctccGGCTACACCATCTCCTCGTCCAGTTCCTtcctttgctctctctgcacctccTCGTGTCTTTCCTCCTGCATTTCCTCCGTTTCCCCCCCCTCCGTCGGCCTTGAGCGCAGGGCCTCCGTGTTTCGCGCAtccctctgcgtcttctcctcctccctctcctccccactctccgcctgcttctctctctcctgtctcccctccaTCTCAGCCTTTCGCACCGCGTGGCTTCCGTCCACTCCCGGCTCCACCAGGAGACCTCTGGCAGGCGTCGCGCGAGTCGCTTGCTGCCCGGTTCGGCCCCGCgccaggtgtatgtacacctcagaGCTTCGCAGCGTCTGAAGGCCGCAGTTGCCTGCCTCTACCGCCGCTCCACCGTGGATCTCCCGAGTCTCGTGTAGGGAGGGGAGCGACGCCCACGAGGCCAgggccagtgcatgcgccaccATTAGGAAGTCCTACGGGAGGAGCGAGAGCTGAGGGGTCAagcgcgagagcagagacaggaaggaggcaggcgagcaagcgagaggagaaagggagagaagaagagacaaagacagaaGCGGTTGTGTTCGAGCAACACTGGAGTGAAGAAGCTGCAAATGAGGGACTGAGACGAGGCCTCGTCGTAAGAGGCCTTCTTCAAGTTCCCGCCTTCCAAACCGATCGCTCG GTTGTCCTCGTCCAGCCTGCCTCTTGCCCGCCCGACATCCTCGCCTCCGTTCCCCACAAGCGCGTCCGTTCAACAGCCGCCGCAGCTGTTCTCTCGgcgtcctcgtctccttctttctcgtctccttccttttcttcttcctcgatgtcttcttcgctttcttcgccgGCAGCTGCTTCCGTGTCTGGGTCTGAAGATTGGCTTCTGCAATTTGATCTCGGCGGCTTCGTTGCTCGAAATCGCGCCCTTCACGGAGACGTCGTTGCTGTTACGttcctccctcgcttctACACGGAGCGCGCTCTTAGGAAACGAAAGATGCTCTTTCCTTCAGAGCCCCATTCTCCATCTTCGCTTCCCTgccatgtctctctctctcctgaaaACGCGTCTTCCGCTCCTTCccttgtctctgcgtcgagttcttcttcttctgcgtcctctgaTTCAGGTTCTGTCCCTGCTTCTGCGCCGTCCTCTACCTCGTCCTGTTCTTCAGTTGTGAGGGCGGCGAGTCCTTCCACTTTGCCTGAGGGGGCGTCcctggagacagcgaaaaggaACGCGTTTTGTAAGGCGCGTTTGTCCGCGTCTCCTGGGGAGGCGACCGTCGACTCAAAGGAGATACTTCAGAGCGACTCTGAAGGGCAAAGGGGATCTGCGACTCAAGCGtctctcgacagagaggacgcatGCGGACCCTGTGGGGGGCGGGCGCGAAACCGAGAGGCTGATTCACCTCTCGCGTCGACAGCCAAGTGGCTGCCTGCAGGACGCGTCGTGCGAATTCTTGAGGTCGGAGAAGCTACGAAGGAAGTCGTTTGCGTCCTCGCGCCTCAGCAGGCAAAGGTCGACGCATTTCTCCGGCGAATTCGAGAGAAAGGCCAAGTCGAGGTACACGCACCCCAAGAGACGGCACCGAGCACGCGGAAGGCCGCAcaaaacgaagacgagagccTGGGGCGCGAAGGGAGACTCGAGAATGAAGGAATGAGGATAGACGCAGGCacacaagagagaacagagtgGAACGCcaaacaagaaaaaacagagagagctgagactgaagagagacgagaggaggtGCCGGAGGAGCAGCCGGAAACGAGCCGGCgtgaggcagagaagaccaCAGGAGAGGTGCGAGGCGCTTGTCCCACAAACGAAGGgagcgaacgaagaggagacagagagacagaagaaagtccacaaggcaacgaagaagcagacggtgtgagaggaaacggcgagaagaagaaagtagAACGAAGCTTGGAGAGACAccacggcgagaaggacgacaCTGGcctgaagaaagcgagaacaaCCGAGAGCTTCAAGGTGACCCAAACTGAGGAAGACACCTTCCTCAAGGCCCAACCCAG AGACTCTCGACTTCCACCCTTCCTGGTGCCCATCGCGCTCCTCTTCGATCCACCACCATCACCGTACTCGGACCAAGTGACTTCTCAACGTTCTTcaccctcttcgtctccttcgcctcttcgtgCGGCCTGCTCGGCTCCTCGATATTCGTCGTTGCCGGAGTCTTCGTCCTcgagtgtctcgacagccgctcaagaaggcgacgcagcggCCCAGGCTGCGGGGAGGCCTGTGCAGctcggagacgaaggggacTCGGCATCTGGGTGTTTGTCTCTCCGGCCTACGCCTCTTCTCAGAGCCATTCAAAGTGTCTGGGCACAGCAGGCGATCTCCACGGACTCTTCcgcatcttcttctgcccTTGTGGTTCTCCGTCGGGGTCCCTGGGTTGCATCCCGCAGTTCACCGTTTGCGCATGTCGACCCCACTGTATCTTCTTCTTTatcatcttcttcatcgtcttcttcttcgtcatcttcctcttcttcgtctctctcttgtgtcCAGACTCTCGGAGCTGCGTCGCGTTGTTTGGGGGCAAAGGGATCGGGGGACATTCTCGCGGAGGCTCTGGCGACTCTCCACATGGAAGGTCTGCCGCATGCATGGGGATTCCCCTCCGCTGTCGAAGAGCAGTTGAGAGCGGACCTGAGCCGCGTCTGCGCGGAGACGGGCAAGCCTCTCTGGCTGCTCAGCGCCGAGCGCGATCCGCTCCGGATAGACTGTCGCCCCTcacgagacgacgcagatgcatgcagcagacaATCGAACTTCTCTGACCTGCGAGGCTCTCTCGGCGTTCCTTCGTTGCAGGCGTCATGTCGTGAAGGGCAGGGGGCGTCCTCAgtcgagacacccgagaccGCGCGGGATTCGCGAGCTCCCTGCGTTTCTGCGGTTTCATGCGCACCTCACATTGTCTTTCCTGCTGCAAGCCGAACTTCGGTGCATGCTGAGACCGCTGAGGGCGCCTCGATGGCTTACAGAACCCGCGAGCTTCGGACGGTGACTATCGATCCACCGACGGCGAAGGATCTGGATGACGCGATCAGTCTCGTGTGTCAGGAGGACAGAACTGTCGGAGGCGAGCGCGTTGAAAAGGCGCGGCTCTCACGCGCCGCCGCGGGTGCCTCGGCGAGGTCCCAGCGGTGCTCTGCGGCGCCTGTACGCCCCGGGCAGAGCGCCACTGAAGGCCGTGGAGGTGACGAAACATCTCGTGTCCAAGAAGGCATGAAACGCGGACCcgggagcgaagaaaaggaagacgacagctgcgccagagaagaagagccgctCTTTGAGCTGGGCGTGCATGTGGCGGACGTCTCACATTTCGTCCGAGAAGGTTCCCTCCTCGATGCAGAGGCTGCTGTGCGAGCGACGAGTGTCTACCTCGATGCCAA GGTCTTCCCTATGCTCCCTGCGGCGCTCAGCGAGGACGTCTGCAGTTTGCATTCAGGAGTCGACAGGCTggctttctccgtcttcatGACCGTGAATGAGAGGGGCGAACTGCTCGCCTCCACAACCAGGCTGCCTCTGCTGGCCAAAACCATCATCCGGACCGC CTCTCGACTGGACTACGCCCAAGTCGACAGCTTTCTCCTCGCGGTTCCTGACTCTCTCGGGggctttctgtcttcttctcccttttctccttcttcgttgccttctccttctgctcggGGGGCGCTGCTCTGGGACTTGCTGGtccgcatgcagccgcgcatgcagccgcgcAAGAGGGTCGTTGACGAGGACAGTGAGGACGCCTTTTGGCTGGGGGGAAGTCTGGACTTTTCTGGGGGGGCAAATGTTTCAAGTCTGCAGGCGTTTCCTAAGGAACAGGTTACTCAGGTTGCCGGCCGCGCGCTGAGgccggaggagacgcgcctgTGGCGGGAGAGCAAAGAAGCAGTCAAAGACCTTGTCGGCGAAGTCGGCGCGAAATTCGGAATTCCCG CCCCTGTGGCCGTGGACCTTCTGATCACTTactttctcgcgcttcggCGGCAACGGATGCGGCAAAGGGAAGGCGCGATCCACCTCTCCAGTGGGGGACGTCTGTCCCTCTACTTTGGCtccgagaaggcgactctCCGCCCTGTCTCGCTGGTCGTGCGGGAGGAACAGCCTCTCGCCCACCTGCTCGTGGAAGAGTGCATGGTCCTCGCGAATCACTGCGTTGCAGAGGAAATTCTTTCGgcccagagagagacagtgcatgcgcgagtgCCGGGAAGAAATCCCGAAGGTGAGGTGAGCAGACAACGAGACGCACGGACTGCCCATACACGCGAGGCGGCGGCTGAcagcgaggcgaggaaagaacgagaagcaacggagaaagaagaagggcaggagagaacagatgGCGGCGAGGATGGAAGGTTGAGGAGTTCCGAGGCGGAGACAAAAGGCGGCGACGgaggcgcgaggagacactcaaGGCAGCGTTCGTCGGACGACACCGATGCATCGCACAAAAATGACAGCGAGGCAGACGCTGCGGCTGTGCTCAACGgagcacagagaaagacgttTGAACGCAAAGTCAACCCTTTCAttcaagaagaaggagccgAGGCAGGCGATGAAgagggaaacgcagaagcgaggagcgtagacggagagagtgagaaggaagagacagaagcagacgcgaagTCCGTCGCCTTCGGAGGCCTTCTCCGCGCGCATGGTGGCAGCAACGACGAAGCAGTCAAATTCTTAAGAGATACGCTGGACAGAGACATCTGGATGGCTTTCAAAACGCACCTGCAAGCACAGTCTGCGGTGGGGCAGGCGAACACAAGTGGAAGTCTTGGAGCAGAAGCTGAGGAAAGGGCAGGCGACCAGGATGATGTCAGTGGCATTAAACTCAGTCATCTTCTTCAGTTCTGCAAGAGTCGACTCAGCGCTCCGGTCTACAAC gcgctctgcttctccgtgcTCCAAGAGTTCTTCCTTCAAGCGCAGTACGTAGCGCCTGCGGCGGCTGCGTCGAAACAGGCAGGCCTCCGTTCGGAGAGTGCGTccccgacggagacagagagacaagtcATGCCACCGAAGACCGCCGAGTCTCACACGAAACGCTCAAGAGCCTTGCAGTCCGGTTCCGGACAGCCGCACGATCTAGG GCACTGGGCTCTTTGCTTGTCGAGCTACATGCACTTCACTTCTCCCATTCGCCGCTACGCCGACCTCCACGTgcaccgccttctctccaaaCGGCTGAGAGGCGAAGACCTCACTGTTCCCGTCGAGGTTCTCGAA GCTGCTTGCCGTCAGTGTAACGAGAAcagcagaaaagcagacagcGCCCAAGTGGCTTTTCGTTCATGGTATTTCAATGCCTTTCTTCGAGCATTTCACCCCACGGGGCTTCTGTACTCTGCTGCGTCGATCTTGAAAATtgtccttccttcctcctcggcATCCGACTCCACCAACCTGCCCTCCGATggagcagaaaggaagaccggagatgcagagagcagagataCCGATCTTGGAGACAGGGCCGCCTCCGAAGCGAGAGGGGGGGGGCTgagagcaggaaaagaagccgctggcgaggagagaaTAGCGGACAACGGAGAGCCAGAGGAGCTCGGCAGCTGCCTGCGACAGAGGGAGGCGCCTGCGACAGTTGGGGGGCGTTGcacgcaggagacagcatCGAGCACCCTTTCAGGATGTCTCTCTAGGCGCAGTGacggggaggagacaggcaggaagagaggagagagcgaaaaagaaattCGAGCAGCCCTCGTCATTTACATTCCTCTCCTCCAGGCGACGCGCAGCCTCAGCCTCGCCACCTTAGGACTCGAGCCGGTGCTCCCGGCCAGCGGGAAAGAAGAACttgaagagcgaagaaagcgaaaacgcggcgacaacacagagaacgtcacttctctcctcgttcgaCGAGTGCATATCGGATCTGCAGGGAGGGGGGAGGAGGGGGAAACGAGTCGCCTTTCCCCTGGCTCCTGTAGTCCTGCTGCCAGTTCGACCTCCAACTCCGCTTCACACGCTTGCAGTTCCACGACGGAGTCTCCTGACCGGTCTGCTAAATCTGCTGCGGCTTCCTGTTCGCTGCCCGAGGAGTCTGCGAGGCTCTTGGGAGGTACAGCGCCCGTGGAGTCTtgggagggagaaaaactTCTGCGGATCCTGTCTCCCCTGCAGGTCAAGCTCGTAcctggagaaacgcagtgGTCAGTGCGCCTGCCTTTCTGGGTGCCGGAGGCTGCCAGCACAAAGCCTTGA
- a CDS encoding hypothetical protein (encoded by transcript TGME49_202700), which translates to MDVSGALASVPEEARENSERGPGDVERGAEEERGRSTEAEGADVFGERGEEREKEDGDMETPERGDRCGERGEREEREAGEAGTRGGEPREEDAEARRLEQLLREAADENALVEAMIEVEGGLRIRRSFMLSDFFRRNSRKRSRTDTRAGRDAARPPRRNADPPDAVHAAELGRSADFQQEERREGAVAGGSNRRRGGKAKQEEDGEEDWILVDDRFFVKRRRRLSKRASGSLHSPPSFPLCSSSSSSSSQSAREEFSSLSVSQGACEVDEKTSVEEDGDSIWRDASDDRIQEEERPRRRKNRRVHRLWVDEGEEGESGEETKTEEENHDRERLAGIETREKAACVEAREEPSLPLTSRGRKRCTAGEGGTDLDADGKKRRDRTKRKGERKAKDGNGTKGVCLRLLSTGQIRTLLQSVPTAEFVLHRFLSSTSFLAAPVETPRKRAKLERGGREAESRGAAADLERPVPPERLSKEGREAQKQGRKEAEVWREEGETDGGTKQERHDERGMEGNRAQEESTQGDLFDADDVDGEAHGGDRQVESPRTRPQSSSVKHAEGEETAWPRKRDALHGWTRAVTDAKKLWLESLLRPKMVAVAAHLLEANGRDADIFACKRFPTFDRLQAAFLRTLGASAPPTSPGGSAYRRRRRPAARAPPAGISPRDLRPRSVQKDSPFLSAVASGGQIVSAGASPQSGFESEEGDMPETDRETDVSGQARRRLEGEEVSLFLWLLKDFLSFTDLCHLMSACTVLRQELSHALYWTCLSFRPLEAAGTVSCRGRQCRPSAEAQQEQLFSLLSQPRFSTFSGVSSPSFDVCGSDRLRASSRLTHLRLQMHLGPSFGPSLKVTGLTCLHRVAAAAPNLVHLDLTGCLPPGDWCDGRSLLPHLRHLFPSLQSFVTSRGAEVSVAAASAKPPERKPRRVDQGV; encoded by the exons ATGGACGTCTCTGGAGCGCTCGCCAGCGTTCCGGAGGAGGCAAGAGAAAATTCCGAGAGAGGGCCAGGCGACGTCGaacgaggagcagaagaagaaagaggacgcTCGACAGAGGCGGAGGGAGCCGACGTTTTTGGtgaaaggggagaggagagagagaaggaagacggagacatggaaacgccagagagaggagacagatgtggggagagaggtgaaagagaggaacgagaggcaGGGGAGGCAGGGACTCGCGGAGGCGAAccgagggaggaagacgcagaagctcGGAGACTCGAGCAGCTCctcagagaagcagcggacGAGAATGCCCTGGTGGAGGCAATGATCGAAGTTGAGGGAGGATTGAGGATTCGTCGTTCTTTTATGCTCTCGGACTTTTTTCGGAGAAACTCAAGGAAGCGGAGCCGCACAGACACGAGAGCTGGGCGGGACGCCGCCAGACCTCCTCGCAGAAATGCAGACCCACCCGATGCAGTGCATGCCGCAGAACTGGGTCGCTCAGCGGACTTCCAgcaagaagaacgaagagaaggggcAGTGGCTGGTGGAAGCAACCGACGGcgaggagggaaggcgaaacaggaagaagacggagaagaagactggaTCCTGGTTGATGACCGCTTTTTCGTCAAACGGCGACGTAGGCTGTCAAAGAGGGCGTCAGGATCTCTTCACTCCCCACCGTCGTTCCcgctttgttcttcttcgagttcttcgtcttcgcagagcgcgagagaagagttttcttctctctcagtctcCCAAGGCGCATGTGAGGTGGACGAGAAGACAAGCGTTGAGGAGGACGGTGACAGCATCTGGAGGGATGCCTCAGATGACCGAAttcaggaagaagagagaccgagacgcaggaagaaCAGACGCGTCCACCGCCTGTGggtcgacgaaggcgaagaaggcgagagcggagaggagacgaagaccgaggaagagaaccacgacagagaaagactcGCCGGCAtagagacaagagagaaggccgcTTGTgtcgaggcgagagaagaaccgagtCTCCCGTTGACgtcaagaggaagaaagcggtGCACAGCTGGCGAAGGCGGTACAGATCTAGATGCggacggaaagaagagaagagacagaaccaagaggaaaggagaacggAAAGCAAAAGACGGAAACGGAACGAAGGGCGTCTGCTTGCGGCTTTTGTCCACGGGTCAGATTCGCACGCTCCTCCAGAGTGTACCTACAGCAGAGTTTGTGTTGCACAGATTTCTCTCCTCAACGAGCTTTCTGGCGGCGCCCGTGGAGACCCCAAGGAAGCGGGCAAAACTggagcgaggaggaagggaagcagaaagTCGAGGAGCAGCGGCAGATCTGGAGCGCCCCGTACCGCCTGAAAGGCTGTCcaaggagggaagagaagctcagaaacaaggaaggaaggaagccGAAGTCTGGagggaggaaggggagactGACGGCGGAACAAAGCAAGAAAGACACGATGAAAGAGGGATGGAAGGCAATCGCGCCCAAGAGGAATCTACGCAGGGAGACCTTTTCGATGCCGACGACGTAGACGGAGAGGCTcatggaggagacaggcaggtGGAATCCCCTCGTACGCGGCCACAGAGCTCCTCCGTGAAACATGcagaaggggaggagacagcgtggcccagaaaacgagacgcaCTCCATGGGTGGACGCGAGCCGTGACGGATGCCAAGAAGCTCTGGTTGGAGTCTCTTCTGCGACCGAAA ATGGTCGCTGTGGCTGCTCATCTCCTGGAAGCAAACGGTCGAGACGCAGACAtctttgcatgcaa ACGCTTCCCAACCTTCGATCGCCTCCAGGCGGCCTTCCTGCGGACTCTGGGGGCCTCTGCCCCTCCCACCAGCCCCGGCGGATCGGCGTAtagacggagaaggcgaccgGCCGCGCGTGCACCTCCCGCGGGCATTTCGCCGAGGGATCTGCGACCTCGCAGCGTTCAGAAGgactcgccttttctctcggctgtGGCGAGCGGCGGGCAGATTGTGTCTGCAGGCGCTTCACCGCAGTCCGGCttcgagagcgaagaaggagacatgcctgagacggacagagagacggacgtCTCAGGACAGGCCAGAAGACGTcttgaaggcgaagaggtttcgctcttcctttgGCTGTTAAAGGattttctttccttcacAGATCTCTGTCACTTAATGAGCGCGTGCACAGTGCTTCGGCAG GAGCTCTCTCACGCGCTCTACTGgacctgtctctcctttcgtccGCTCGAGGCTGCGGGGACTGTCTCCTGTCGAGGGAGACAGTGTCGCCCGTCTgcagaggcgcagcaggAACAGCttttttcccttctctcgcagCCGCGCTTTTCCACCTTTTCTGGagtgtcttctccctccttcgaCGTTTGTGGCTCGGACCGTCTCCGCGCAAGCTCGCGGCTCACTCACCTTCGGCTGCAAATGCACCTCGGGCCATCTTTCGGACCGTCTCTAAAGGTGACGGGACTCACATGTCTCCACAGG GTCGCCGCAGCTGCGCCCAATCTTGTGCACCTCGACCTCACTGGCTGCTTGCCTCCAGGGGATTGGTGCGACGGTCGAAGTCTGCTGCCTCATCTGCGTCACTTGTTTCCGTCTCTGCAGTCTTTCGTGACCTCCCGGGGCGCTGAAGTTTCGGTCGCTGCTGCCTCCGCGAAACCGCCAGAGCGAAAACCGCGACGAGTCGATCAAGGAGTCTAA